A part of Dermacentor variabilis isolate Ectoservices chromosome 10, ASM5094787v1, whole genome shotgun sequence genomic DNA contains:
- the LOC142560490 gene encoding G-protein coupled receptor moody-like gives MPAPANPVQFSLLAFLSVLGSVVNLATAWALLRDARLRGRATSCFLVNLSLADLAFSLFNGPLDSAVFYYGGWSHGDRLCVAAALMRHVAVGSSLASIQLITLNRYTSVVRPRSYARIFSPGSCLLLAALCWVLPAALLLPAALSVPGASLGWDERLESCTVMPSLVYRPVLYLGSALLPLLLFAACYPRLFMALRHSRRRLTSHLGTLQSIALQPSTSAPDLSREPMQPTRSNSICAGRGRERQLLGVLGAILCSFCICYLPLLISVGLNQTPPLVVHGLFYAAPCINPLVYVAMSRDYRRAYAALFCCGGGDGGQSNDG, from the exons ATGCCTGCGCCTGCGAACCCGGTGCAGTTTTCCTTGCTGGCCTTCCTGTCGGTGCTGGGCAGTGTGGTGAACCTGGCCACGGCTTGGGCCTTGCTCCGAGACGCGCGACTGCGCGGTCGGGCGACCAGTTGCTTCCTGGTCAACCTGTCCCTGGCGGACCTGGCGTTCAGTCTGTTCAACGGGCCCCTGGATTCGGCCGTCTTCTACTACG GCGGCTGGTCGCACGGTGACCGGCTCTGCGTCGCGGCCGCCCTGATGCGCCACGTCGCCGTGGGCAGCTCGCTGGCCAGCATCCAGCTCATCACGCTCAACCGGTACACGAGCGTGGTGCGGCCGAGGTCCTACGCCCGCATCTTCAGCCCCGGCAGCTGCCTCCTGCTGGCGGCCCTCTGCTGGGTTCTGCCGGCGGCGCTGCTGCTCCCCGCGGCGCTGTCGGTGCCCGGCGCCAGCCTGGGCTGGGACGAGCGGCTCGAGAGCTGCACGGTGATGCCCAGCCTCGTGTACCGGCCCGTGCTGTACCTGGGCTCggcgctgctgccgctgttgctgTTCGCCGCCTGCTACCCGCGGCTCTTCATGGCGCTGCGCCACTCTCGCCGGAGGCTCACCTCGCACCTGGGGACGCTGCA GTCCATAGCGTTGCAGCCTTCGACCAGCGCCCCAGACTTGAGCCGGGAGCCGATGCAGCCGACGCGCTCGAACTCGATCTGCGCGGGACGCGGTCGCGAGCGTCAGCTGCTCGGGGTGCTGGGCGCCATCTTGTGCTCCTTCTGCATCTGCTACCTGCCGCTGCTGATCAGCGTCGGACTCAACCAGACGCCGCCGCTCGTTGTGCACGGCCTGTTCTACGCGGCGCCCTGCATCAACCCGCTCGTTTACGTGGCCATGAGCCGGGACTACCGGCGGGCATACGCGGCCCTGTTCTGCTGCGGTGGTGGCGACGGTGGACAGTCGAACGACGGTTGA